tacattgttactgttaaaaatgcacttccaataaagtgagtattgaaaaaaattattttgctgctgaatgtaactattaaagtaacttgtaatctaacatagttacttttaaaatcaagtaatcagtaacgtaactaagttacttttaaaaggagtaatcagtaatcggattactttttcaaggtaactatgcCATCACTGGCAATAAAGTAAAACGTCCTTTGGGGCCCTTAAAACAGCAAAATTGTTGTAGGTGCAAGAGGTAAGTGTATATCTCCTTGGTTAtctttctttttgtctctcaGAGGTCTGGCTCGCCATCAAGTCCAATCTGAATCACTTCCTGGCCTGTGAATTCTTCCAGGCTCCTCAAAAAACCTGACCAATGAAAATAGTTAGCCTCCTTTTTTCCAGTCACTTGACTCCAAACTGTTAAATATCCTTATCTTGATGAAAGACAAAGCTCTCTCTAGCTTTCTTCCTCGTGGAACGGAAAAAAAACCTGCAGTAAAAACCAGAAAAAATTGCACCTGATTGACTCCTCCAAGCCAAGGGCTAAACATGACCTAAGTGGTTCTGATTGGTGGTTGAGATTGGACATGTGAACTGAGACTATGTGAACTGAGGAACTGACTTAAACTGTAAtctaatttttatttatttatttggaaaactgcagatgaaaccaaatagaataaaataaaaataaatatcctTATTttattagaggtgtcaattccaggttcagagattaaaagtcctcacctgGATTTTGCTCAGACttgctggattgtgttgatgccactaattttacctggattgctcaTTAGAAAATCTAACAAGCTTGAGCAATATCCTGGTCAGGACTTtgaatctctgaacctggaattgacaccactacTTATTATCTAATCTTGTCACGTCCAACTCTGCCCTCATCCCTTGTCCCATCTTGTCTCCCCGTTTCCAtagttccctctgtctgtcacacccctgcCCTCCGtgttctcacctgtgtctcgtttcacTTCCCTGTTTCTGTGTAATTAGTTTCCCCTGCCCAGTCTATTGTTGTTGGTCGTTGATTGTAAGTACCCTCATGTTGCCTTGTTTCCGTCCACCTCCTATTCTCTCTCCGATTAGTTTGTGTCCCCCTTCTGTATCTTGTAGCCTATGCCTCGCCCCTTGATTCCCTCCGTGCCTTTTCTCCGTTCTTAACTAAAGTAGTCTGTTTACCCTTGTTTATGTTTCCCTTTCAGTTTCAGTTACCTCCCGTTTATTATCTGTGATTCTCCTAGTAGTGTTTATAATGTTTAGGTTCTAGCTTAACAGTTGTTGCCCTTGTCACTTCCTTGTCCTTTTGTGTTCAGTGAGTTTAAATGTGTAGTTGTATAGTTATTCTCTTTAGTTATCTTCCCCCATTTATCTATCGTGTTGGCTCCTGTGTGTTTCCCGTTTATAGCGCTTCCCTGTTGCTGTGTCTTCCCTCGTTGTGTATTAAAATACTAATTCTAATTGCACTATCCTGTGTTTGCGTCATGCCTTCCCGTCGAAAACGTTACAAATCTACATCATCATGTCAGTATGGAAAAGACTCTCTGAAGAATGTTtctagtaccttgttgaatatatgccatgaaggattaaggcagttctggaGGCAAACGGGGTCTGacctggtactagcaaggtgtccCATGAGTGTATAAACACGGATGTTGCACTTCCTCATTGCAAAGTATTGCCGAATCATGTTGTGTACCAAGCATTGTTCTAATCATGTTGGTCTCCCACATTCTGACCTCTGCTTCCCAGCCATCGTTCCCAGTCTAGCCCTTGTGTAACTCAAAGACTCTGCTTCTCAGGGCTGACCCTGGACTGCACAGACCACTTTCTCTCCTTGcccctctcttctgtctctctttgtttgGGTTACGTGGTTCCACCTACCATAAAATAAACGTCCTGTTCTTCTGCAATTGGAACCGCTTGTGTATCGTTTCTCTTACAACAAtacatatttattaatttagcCACACATTGTATGTAGTAGAGACTACATTGATAGCAAGAGATTAGACAGTACTCACATGTACCTTTGCCATTTGGAGTGTAATTTGTTAACattgcaaaacagaaaaacagacCTGGATCCCACATAGACATATTCCCCTTCATAAGTGAAAGTCAACGTTCATCTGATTCATCAGTTCAGGAGACATTTACCAAAAAGTATAATAAGAAATATGAATGACAGGTTATGGCAAAAGCAAAAATATTAAtgcaaaaaatgcaaaaaaaatttTGCTAATAATTCAGAAGAATCAGTAATTTAGTAACATTTAATAATTGCTTTTATTAGGTACACAAGTGACTGGAACAATAAATTTTGATAATTTCAGTTCTCAGTTCTGATCTGAGAACTGTAATAAAGTGACTGAGTAAAACTCTAATCAAAAGTTCTCCACGTGTTCTGAGCTTGCCTctgactctctccctccctcttcctccgcATGTCATTTAGATAATTTGCAATGGCTTTATTAAACTTATTATTATACTtggtcacacacaaacatgattaATCTCCTAAATGACAGGATTTATTAAAGATTTATCAGTGGTACTTCTGAAAATCTAATAATATGTAATTCAACACATGGTCCATTTACAATACAGATAAGTATAAGTATAATACAGGCCAATATCAACTCATTACAACTATATGTCAAAACATTTATACAATATacacatataaataaatatacacatttgtATTTTTGAAAACCAgtcttatacacatatatagaaATGTCTTTCTAAAATTACATTGGTGATTCCCCCACAATTGTTTTCTTAATCCTCATAAAAATCTCCTGCAGTTTCAGTCCATATATAATAGGATTTATTATAGGAGGAATAAGTATATTTTCAACTGAAATTATCATAAGCATAATCTGTGATGTGTTTCCTTCTAATCTGCTATTGATAACTTCAAAACATGATGTGACACTGAAACTGATAAAAATTAAAAGATGTGGTAAGCAGGTTTGTAGAGCTTTTCCTCTAAAATCTTTGGAATTTTTCAAACAGACAGCAAGTATTCTTATATAAGAGAACACTATAAAGATCACTGGTGGAAATACAGCAACACTTAAAACAAACAGTCCAAATGAATTGTTAGCAGATATGTCTCCACAACTTAATTTAACTATTGAATAATTATTACAGTATATTCTGTTCAATTTGAATTTACACAGATGAAGTTGGTATGTTAGAATTGCTGATATACCATTTTCACAGGAAGGCAAAAAccaacataaaaataaaaccttTTTGACAGTGGACTTTTTTACAAGAGTTGCATACTGTAAAGGTTTACATATGGACACATATCTGTCATAGGCCATAGCAGATAAAAGTGTGAACTCTGACATACCATATGTATAAATGCAAAAAGCCTGCAACATACAGCCATGGTAAGAAATCACTTGTTGTTCAGAGAGTAAATCGCTAAGTAGTTTAGGATAAAAAGCTATTGATCCAAAAAGAGAATTGAAAAGCAAGGCAGCAATGAATATATACATTGGCTCATGGAGTCTTTTGTTTGTGaatataacatatataacaACAGTATTACATAAAATTATGAATACATAAACTGCAAGAGTACTTATAAAGTAAACATATCTATACTTCTCCAATTCTACATGGCCCTCCAGAATTAAGTATGTAACATTAGTAAAGAAATCCATTGCTTCTTATTAAATTATCCATAAATCTGTAACGATTTATTTGTAGGTAGGATCAAGTGCTGGACATACCAGTGAATTTCAATCAAGAATCATCATATAGGTGCAGAAGAGCGCTGTTGAGCAAAACAGCTATGAGTTCAATTATATATAGTATTCTCACCCACATGCAGGTTAATTAAAAGTTGATGATTGACAGATTGTTAAGTCCTGCCCACTATTGCAATAGTGACACAAAAAATGCATAAGGACTACAGATCTCACTGATTTTAATTAGGAAAGTGatgttttggtttttgtttttaccAATTATGTAACTATTGTAATTATGTTATTTGGATTGTACATGGTATTCACCCTGACTAGCATGGCTGCTGTCATGACATTGAAATGTTTGGGGTTCTGACGCCACCCTGGTGTCTTCTAGTAAAAAATCCATTATTAAGCCTACCTTCAACTGATGGAACTTTCTGTGATGTCATTTCTAGCTCGAGAAGAAGTTCGTTTTTTCAGTTAATTTAAACCTTCACAAAGTGAAGAGGTGCTCACCCTTATAAGCCGTTCTTGCCCTTGAGAAGGCTTTGCTTGTAAGTGGATATTGTTTATAGTTTTATGTAAAATGACCAATTCATGCCTTTATGAGTCTATATTGTTTGTGTATAGATAGAATGCCTGACGATTTTCGGCAAGTCATGTAGAGCTAACTAGTATGTTCGTTTCTGTATGTAATTCGTATGCTAacttcaacttcaacttcatttatttataaagcactttaaaTCAAAGCTATtggccaaagtgctgtacacaactaaaaacaagatttaaaaacaagaaacaaaacaaatcatgtgtatacacatacagcacaaagacacacacacacaaagaacagtcattaaaacaataaaacaaaataagaaCAAAATAAGAGCCAACATCTCAGACTGAGTTAAAAGCCAAAGAGAATAAATGTGTTTTAAGAGAGGATTTAAAAGCAGAGAGTGATTCGGCCTGCCTGATGTACAGGGGAAGATcgttccacagttttggggcGGCGACTGAAAAGGCACGATCACCTCTCAGCTTCCTCTTTGTTTTTGGGACAGCCAATAATGACAGAGCGGCAGATCTGAGTGAGCGTGAGGGGATGtatgggtggagcaggtcagacAAATAAGGAGGGGCGAGGCcgtgaagacatttaaaacaaaatagcAGAATTTTAAAATCGATCCTAAAAtgaactgggagccagtgaagtgaGGCTAAAATCGGCGTAATATGGTCCCGTTTTTTAACGCCAACTAAAAGACGAGCAGCAGCATTTTGGACCAACTGTAATCGGGTAAGTAATGTCTTGTCCACTCCCACAtaaagtgcattgcagtagtctaaacGAGCTGTAATAAATGCATGGATTAAAATCTCAAAGTGATGCACAGAAAGAAATGGCTTCACTTTGGCCAATTGTCTTAAATGATAAAAGCTCGTCTTGACAACTGATTTAATATGTGCATCAAGTTTAAGATCAGTGTCCAATTTTACACCCAGGTCAGTTGCCGTCAGTGTGAGATGTTGACTTAAAGGACCCAGATCAACGTTAATTTTGGAGGTGTTACTAGGCCCAAACAACACGACCTCAGTCTTATCATCATTTAGGTGCAAAAAATTTGCGGACAGCCATACCCTGATATCCTCAATACACTTTAAAAGATGGTTTGCAGAATATGCATTTTCCTGCTTCAGAGACACATATATTTGGCAGTCATCAGCATAAAAGTGGAAGGCGATATCGTGTCTTCTAAAAATTGATCCCAATGGCAATAGataaagagagaagaggagaggaccaAGTATCGAGCCCTGGGGCACTCCACATGTAAGCGGTGCTACTCCAGACTCAGCAGCTCCGATGCGGACACAAAAACTTCTCTCTgataaatatgatctaaaccaatCTAACACAACACCCTTAATACCCACCCAATTTTCCAAGCGAGACACGAGGATCTGATGGTCCACTGTATCAAAGGCTGCTGTTAGGTCCAACAGCACCAGAGCAACACAGTGACCGGAATCAGTGGATAAAAGAACATCATTAAAAACCCTCAGCAGAGCGGACTCGGTACTATGGTGGGATTTAAACCCAGACTGGAACACCTCCATAGTGTTGTATTTAAGTAAAAATGAATTCAACTGGGAGTAGACAATTTTCTCTAAGACTTTAGAAATAAAAGGAAGTTTTGAGATTGGCCTAAAATTACAAGGATTTAATAAGTCTAATCCTGGTTTTTTGATAAGAGGGATCACTACTGCGCTCTTAAAGCAGGCAGGCACTGTACCACTAACTAAGCATCCATTAATGATGTTCAGCACAAATGGTGCTAGAGTGGGCAGGACCTCTTTAAGAAGGCGAGGTGGAATGGGGTCATCAGGGGACCCAGCAGGCTTCATATGGTCAATGATATCTTTTAAAAAAGACAAACTAACAGGCTCAAACCGGTCAAAGACGGCAGAGCATGTAACAGAGATATCAGAGTCATAATAAGAAGAACTAATGTGGGCCCTGATATCAGCAACCTTATTAATAAAAAAGCTCTTAAAGGTCTCACATACTTCAATCGAGCCCTCCAGGCGAGCAGATTGTGGTCCATTTAACGCTGAatttaccattttaaaaagaacacTGGGATTATTCGGGTTTGAATCAATAATATCTGAAAAGTGTTTGGTTttagcagtttttacagttttctGATAAGAACGCCAACTATCGCAAAGCAATTGGAAAGACACCTGCAATTTGTCCTTCTTCCATTTTCGCTCAGCTCTCCTGCACTCGCGCCTAGCGGCGCGCGTGTCGTCATTCATCCAGGGCTCAGGTTGAGGTTTCGAGAGTCTCATTTTTAGCGGAGCCACAATATCTAAGACCGTCTGACAGGTAGACGTGAACCGTGAGATGAGCACCTCCACATCTAAGTTAGTGCTAAAGGCCTCAGGAGGGCTGATCGCATCGGTAAAAGCCGCGGAGAACTGAGCGGCAGTGGATGCGTTAAAAACACGACAGCGCCGCGTAGGAATACGaggtttttccaaatgacaGATTAACGGCATGTCAAAAACAATGGGCATATGATCAGAGAAAGTAGCATCGTAGACCTCTAAGTTAGAGAGAGTTAAACCATGTGTTAAAACAAGATCAAGAGTGTGCCCCTGTTTCTGTGTTGGGGCAGATACTGATTGAACAAAGCTAAAAGAGTCAATGAGATGTAAAAAATCTCTGGCCAACGGTTTCAGTGGACAACAaacatgaatgttaaaatcaccaacaaTTAAAACCCGATCATAGTTCGGCATTATTCCTGCCAGGAAATCAGCAAAGTCACCGATAAATTTTTTGTTGTACCTCGGTGGTCTGTATACGACAGCACACAGAACCGGGAGGGTGGAACAAAGTTCGAATAAGCTTATCTCAAAGCTGGAATAAGAAGTCGACAGTTTGACCTGTTTACACTTAAATCGTTCCTTATAAACAGTCGCGGTGCCTCCACCACGTCCTGACGTCCTCGGCGAGTTCAAGTAAGTGCAGTCGAGTGGCAGAAGATCCGAAAAAGCGCAGGACTCACCGACAGTCATCCATGTCTCAGTAATACACATGAAGTCCAAACCGTGGGAGATGAAGAAATCCTTCAGGATAAATGTTTTGTTGGCTAGAGATCTAGCATTTACCAGGGCCATCTTGACCGGAATCGAGGCGTCAGCCGTATGTTGGACCCGGGCGAGGGGCCGCAGGTTGTGCAGATTCACCCCGCGCCCGCAGAGGTAGGGAAAGTAGAGACCCGTCCGCCGCACCTCAAGCGAGCCAACCAGCGGGACCACGGATGAGGCGATCGGATCCAGGAAGCGCCAAGAAGTAAATCGGCAACAAGCCGACCCAGTAAATCCAGCGACAGAAGAGCAAGCCAACTTGGCTTTTAGTTTTATCAACCTGCCGCTGCGTCTTCCACGACATCTGCGCCTTCTGCGTTTAGATGGAATAGGCAAGCGGCGCAGGTAAGCCGGTATGTTTAACGGAGGCGAAGAGTAGAAAGTTTTCTGCTTATCTTCACTGACCCCTTCCAAATAATCGCATAAGTTACGAATACTTAGGAGAGTTTGGCGGTCATAAACCAGCAGAGAGTTGGCACTAGGCACAATTAGCGACAAAAACAACAGGAAAACAACCAAAATTTGGAGAGCCAGACGGCAAGCCACAGACACAGGCGCCATCTTGGATTCCTGGCTTCCTTTTAGCATTCAGTATGCTACTGAAAATGTATGTAAGAAGATGCAGCGAACACACTtctatgtacatttctgtttgtttgtttagttttaCGAGAGTGAAGGAAGAATTCTATGTATCTGAAGATTGAAGTAAACGTTCAAAACTCGCTTCTGCCTCAGAAATTCTTTCCATCGTTAGCTGTCTGTCTAGTCAAGTGAATGGGCGCCTGACGAGGACAGAACAGCTGCCTTTGTTACACATGGTGTGAGAAGTGGGATATGGTGGCAAAGCCATCAGAAGCATGTCCTATGAATCCAATCCTTTTGTGAAAGGATGTGAAGCCATGTCTGAGGACCCCTCATGAGGGGCATGGGAATGGTCCTGATGCAAAAGGGCAGTTGTGCCACAACTGTCACATGCTGGGGTGCTCCCCAGAGGTGAGGACAGCGTGAAGGAGACTGCCACTGTCTGACAAGGAGGATGTTGTGGCAGAAACAATCACTTAACCCTTTGGACTGGTGGTCAGAGTTATTGTTTATCTCCTATCAGATCTGGGTTTGAGTCCCTGTATTTTGGCTGCCTGCATCACACCCTCTTCCAATAAAAAAGTTATTTGGTTGACTCACAGGTATCTGGTTGATGCAGCTACATTAGACGGCCATGTTTCAAGTGTAAAAGCCCTTGTTGGGGTgcggcaacagtggcaaggaaatgAGGAAGAATGACAACGGTAATTAGagagagatacataaacaaagaagtgaCGGGAATGATAacctttgtgtgtatttatatacatgttgtaaccagagttgtatagtaacgaagtagaactacttcactaaatcaa
This Brachyhypopomus gauderio isolate BG-103 chromosome 6, BGAUD_0.2, whole genome shotgun sequence DNA region includes the following protein-coding sequences:
- the LOC143516158 gene encoding olfactory receptor 6N2-like, whose translation is MDFFTNVTYLILEGHVELEKYRYVYFISTLAVYVFIILCNTVVIYVIFTNKRLHEPMYIFIAALLFNSLFGSIAFYPKLLSDLLSEQQVISYHGCMLQAFCIYTYGMSEFTLLSAMAYDRYVSICKPLQYATLVKKSTVKKVLFLCWFLPSCENGISAILTYQLHLCKFKLNRIYCNNYSIVKLSCGDISANNSFGLFVLSVAVFPPVIFIVFSYIRILAVCLKNSKDFRGKALQTCLPHLLIFISFSVTSCFEVINSRLEGNTSQIMLMIISVENILIPPIINPIIYGLKLQEIFMRIKKTIVGESPM